The bacterium genome includes a window with the following:
- a CDS encoding zinc ribbon domain-containing protein, giving the protein MSKVCPHCDYPNFDDAKTCRRCRRDLPRPCPECGGAIAAGAGFCTHCGAIFDKKVDTSVYRKGPASPGDEPGEATNVRPIASRPVKLKHCMECGHTVDIR; this is encoded by the coding sequence ATGTCCAAAGTCTGCCCCCATTGCGATTACCCGAATTTCGACGACGCGAAGACGTGTCGCCGATGCCGCCGCGATCTGCCGCGCCCGTGCCCGGAATGCGGCGGCGCGATCGCGGCCGGGGCCGGATTCTGCACGCATTGCGGCGCGATCTTCGACAAGAAGGTCGACACGTCCGTCTATCGCAAGGGACCGGCAAGCCCCGGCGACGAGCCCGGCGAGGCGACCAACGTCCGGCCCATCGCCTCTCGCCCCGTCAAGTTGAAGCACTGCATGGAATGCGGGCACACGGTCGATATCCGCG